From Cyclobacteriaceae bacterium, a single genomic window includes:
- a CDS encoding glucosidase, whose protein sequence is MAPSTPNPEQARLDENAKKPVPLVKWGPYLSERQWGTVREDYSANGDAWNFVTHDHSRSKAYRWGEDGIGGISDTNQNLCFSLALWNGKDPILKERFFGLTNSEGNHGEDCKELYYFLDNTPTHYYMKMLYKYPQQAYPYEALININRGRGKLEPEFELLDTGIFNDNQYFDVFITYAKSSDEDILIEIEVINRGKKAADITVLPTLWFTNRWASSDVEKKPSITLKNDKKGFGTVVTEHEKLGRYYLYFETPDRTLFTENETNQERLYGVPDNTSYVKDAFHKVIVNGQTNILDGKDDGTKFSPVYQASIKGKGSKKILLRLSKEENKNPFTDVEKVFAQRLKEADEFFEKFAPLNSTADVKTIQRQTFASLLWSKQYFHYDVERWLNGDPGQPPPPESRKQGRNSQWKYLKNEDIISMPDTWEYPWYAAWDLAFHCIPMSLIDPVFAKNQLLLVMREWYMNPAGQIPAYEWNFSDVNPPVHAWSALCVYRIEKTIKGTGDIEFLKRVFQKLLINFTWWVNRKDENDNNIFEGGFLGLDNIGVFNRNEIPKGALLEQVDGTSWMAMYALNMMDIALEIAVVDSSFEDVATKFYEHYVLIAESINEAKLWDEDEGFFYDLLTMPNGEGIPLKVHSTVGLSVLFAVSIIDFKKIAKLKDFQKRIEYFKNYRLKTGKYLPNEQVKEGENILISLVKKEKLVRILQKLLDENEFLAPGGIRAVSKFHEAHPYFINVAGGTYSIGYDPGESISGMFGGNSNWRGPIWMPTNYLLIKALKKYYQYYGESLKLEYPTGSDNWLNLERISDALAKRVVTIFEKDDNDKRPVHKDHAEFYSRPENKDLLLFYEYFHGDTGRGVGATHQTGWTAVVAELINDDAWEWE, encoded by the coding sequence ATGGCACCCAGCACTCCCAACCCAGAACAAGCACGTCTTGATGAAAACGCAAAGAAACCTGTCCCGTTAGTTAAGTGGGGACCGTATTTATCAGAACGACAGTGGGGAACTGTGCGCGAAGATTATAGTGCCAATGGTGATGCATGGAATTTCGTCACGCATGATCATTCAAGATCAAAAGCATACCGATGGGGTGAAGATGGTATCGGAGGAATTTCAGATACCAACCAGAACCTTTGCTTTTCACTTGCACTCTGGAATGGAAAAGATCCTATCCTGAAAGAACGTTTTTTCGGATTGACAAACAGTGAAGGGAATCACGGTGAAGACTGCAAAGAGCTTTACTACTTCCTGGATAATACGCCGACTCATTATTATATGAAGATGCTTTACAAGTATCCTCAGCAGGCGTATCCCTATGAAGCGTTGATCAATATCAATCGCGGTCGCGGCAAGCTGGAGCCAGAGTTTGAACTTTTGGATACCGGCATCTTTAATGATAATCAGTATTTCGATGTATTCATTACCTATGCCAAGAGCAGTGATGAAGATATTCTGATTGAGATAGAAGTTATCAATCGCGGAAAAAAGGCAGCAGACATTACAGTATTGCCGACACTTTGGTTTACCAACCGTTGGGCCTCCAGCGATGTGGAGAAGAAGCCTTCCATTACATTAAAGAATGACAAGAAAGGTTTCGGCACCGTTGTGACGGAACATGAAAAGCTTGGACGTTACTATCTCTATTTTGAAACTCCTGACAGAACCCTCTTCACGGAAAATGAAACCAACCAGGAGAGATTATATGGAGTGCCTGATAACACATCTTATGTTAAGGATGCTTTTCACAAAGTAATTGTTAACGGTCAGACCAATATTCTTGATGGCAAGGATGACGGAACAAAGTTCTCACCTGTCTATCAGGCGAGCATCAAAGGAAAGGGAAGCAAGAAGATCCTGTTGCGGTTAAGCAAAGAGGAAAACAAGAATCCATTTACCGATGTGGAAAAGGTCTTTGCCCAGCGATTGAAAGAAGCTGATGAGTTCTTTGAGAAGTTTGCACCTCTCAATTCAACGGCGGATGTTAAGACGATTCAACGTCAAACGTTTGCCAGCCTCTTGTGGAGTAAGCAATACTTCCATTATGATGTTGAGCGCTGGCTGAATGGAGATCCGGGACAGCCCCCTCCTCCGGAAAGCAGGAAGCAAGGAAGAAACAGTCAGTGGAAATACCTGAAGAATGAAGATATCATTTCAATGCCTGATACCTGGGAATATCCATGGTATGCGGCATGGGATCTTGCATTCCATTGTATTCCAATGTCACTCATTGATCCGGTATTTGCAAAGAACCAGTTATTGCTGGTGATGCGTGAGTGGTATATGAATCCTGCGGGACAGATACCAGCGTATGAGTGGAACTTCTCTGATGTTAACCCTCCCGTTCATGCATGGTCTGCACTCTGCGTCTATCGCATTGAGAAGACGATCAAGGGAACAGGAGATATCGAATTCCTGAAACGTGTCTTTCAAAAGCTACTGATCAACTTCACGTGGTGGGTAAACCGCAAAGATGAGAATGACAATAACATCTTTGAAGGAGGATTCCTTGGACTGGACAACATCGGAGTCTTCAACAGGAATGAGATTCCAAAAGGAGCTTTACTGGAACAGGTTGATGGAACGAGCTGGATGGCCATGTATGCCTTGAATATGATGGACATCGCGCTCGAGATCGCCGTGGTCGATTCATCTTTTGAAGATGTTGCCACGAAATTCTATGAGCATTACGTCCTGATCGCAGAATCTATCAATGAGGCAAAGCTATGGGATGAGGATGAAGGTTTCTTCTATGATCTTCTCACGATGCCTAACGGAGAAGGTATTCCTCTCAAGGTTCATTCCACGGTAGGACTCAGCGTATTGTTCGCGGTGTCGATCATCGACTTTAAAAAGATCGCCAAGCTGAAAGACTTTCAGAAGCGCATTGAGTATTTCAAGAACTATCGCCTTAAGACAGGTAAGTATCTGCCGAATGAGCAGGTAAAAGAAGGTGAGAACATTCTGATCTCCCTGGTTAAGAAAGAAAAGCTGGTACGTATTCTTCAGAAGCTTCTGGATGAGAATGAATTCCTGGCACCGGGAGGAATCCGTGCCGTTTCAAAATTCCATGAAGCACATCCATACTTTATTAATGTAGCAGGCGGAACGTACAGCATTGGATATGATCCGGGAGAATCTATTTCAGGAATGTTTGGAGGAAACTCCAACTGGAGAGGTCCGATCTGGATGCCAACGAATTACCTTCTGATCAAGGCTCTCAAGAAGTACTATCAATACTATGGTGAATCTCTTAAACTGGAATACCCTACGGGCTCTGATAACTGGCTGAATCTTGAAAGGATTTCTGATGCTCTGGCGAAACGTGTTGTCACCATTTTTGAAAAGGATGATAACGACAAGAGACCGGTTCATAAAGATCACGCTGAATTCTACAGCAGACCTGAGAATAAAGACCTGCTCCTGTTCTATGAATATTTCCATGGAGACACCGGGCGTGGCGTCGGTGCGACTCACCAGACAGGATGGACGGCCGTCGTTGCTGAGTTGATCAATGACGATGCCTGGGAATGGGAGTAA
- a CDS encoding OmpA family protein, whose protein sequence is MNLRKIYLTIAAVAVALISYSQNPANQSIQDKFDDNRNGWWLGETGGGSQSIHDGKMFLDIPEGGWIITIYPYVEFEKDFVTEVSLRQTEGHEDNGVGLSWAHSKPENTQNYFIITANGYYYIYNASQDKSKTVKGINEWIKTTLIKPLNEVNTIKVEQVGNTLNYYINNQKVTSTDAFRWKGSGIGLVSYTKMKVEADDYSFAQKELKINLPTNLTKGLVKENMGDAINTASSDLMPIITADGRNLYFGRQDYEGNLGGVADGEDYYLSTWDGTKWSKAQNLGAPINTPKVDNYSSVSTDNNTILFVDSKEFWSISRNESGWGAPKPIGLTFVNEAKHFESYLAPNGKSIIFTAKNVNNLFYDKGEDERDFYVSLQDKNGKWSDPINMGPKINTRRDEISPFLAADDRTLYFSTTGRAGYGNGDIFMSKRIGDGWTNWTEPVNLGPEINSPSFDAYYVVPASGEYAYMVSNQGGFGKSDIIRVKLVKELQPDPVVLVRGRTLDAKTKQPISANILIDNLTTNKEVGEAVSEPKNGSYQITLPYGANYGFHAAALGHLSVNENLELTTISKYTEIEKDLYLLPIIAGQVLQLNNVFFEQAKPVLKPESYAELDRLITIMQENPTMEIELGGYTDNVGREVSLILLSMDRAGAVKKYMVSKGIAQKRITGKGYGPANPVVKNDTEEHRRMNRRVEFKITKK, encoded by the coding sequence ATGAATCTTCGTAAAATTTATTTGACAATCGCGGCAGTAGCAGTTGCACTCATCTCCTATTCACAGAACCCTGCGAATCAATCTATCCAGGATAAATTCGATGACAATCGTAATGGATGGTGGTTGGGTGAAACCGGTGGCGGCTCTCAAAGCATTCATGATGGCAAAATGTTTCTGGACATTCCGGAAGGCGGATGGATCATCACGATCTACCCATATGTAGAGTTCGAAAAAGATTTCGTTACAGAAGTCTCTCTGAGACAAACAGAAGGTCATGAAGATAATGGTGTTGGTCTTTCCTGGGCACACAGCAAGCCTGAAAATACCCAGAACTATTTCATCATTACAGCGAATGGATATTACTACATCTACAATGCTTCCCAGGATAAATCAAAGACTGTAAAGGGAATCAATGAATGGATAAAGACTACTCTTATAAAACCACTGAATGAAGTCAACACAATAAAAGTGGAGCAGGTAGGCAACACACTGAATTATTACATCAATAACCAAAAGGTAACTTCCACGGATGCGTTCCGCTGGAAGGGTTCGGGAATCGGATTGGTGTCATACACTAAAATGAAAGTAGAAGCAGACGATTACAGCTTCGCTCAAAAAGAACTTAAGATCAACTTACCCACTAATCTTACAAAAGGGTTGGTTAAAGAGAATATGGGCGATGCCATTAACACCGCCTCTTCCGATCTGATGCCGATCATCACCGCTGACGGTCGCAATCTGTACTTTGGAAGACAGGATTATGAAGGCAATCTGGGAGGCGTGGCAGATGGTGAAGACTATTACCTTTCAACATGGGATGGTACAAAATGGTCGAAAGCTCAGAATCTTGGAGCACCTATCAACACTCCTAAAGTTGATAACTATAGTTCTGTCAGTACGGATAACAACACAATCCTGTTTGTTGACTCAAAGGAATTCTGGTCCATCAGCAGAAATGAATCAGGATGGGGTGCACCAAAGCCAATCGGTCTGACCTTCGTAAACGAAGCAAAGCATTTTGAATCCTATCTGGCTCCTAATGGAAAGTCTATCATCTTCACAGCAAAGAATGTCAACAATCTTTTTTACGACAAGGGCGAAGATGAGCGTGATTTTTATGTTTCACTTCAGGATAAGAATGGAAAATGGAGCGACCCTATCAATATGGGACCTAAGATCAACACCCGTCGCGATGAGATCTCCCCTTTCCTTGCCGCTGATGATCGTACACTTTATTTCTCCACTACCGGAAGAGCTGGCTATGGAAATGGCGACATCTTCATGAGCAAACGAATCGGTGATGGATGGACAAACTGGACAGAGCCTGTCAATCTTGGACCTGAGATCAATTCACCTTCGTTCGATGCATATTATGTTGTTCCTGCTTCGGGTGAATATGCTTATATGGTTTCCAATCAGGGCGGTTTCGGCAAGAGCGACATTATAAGAGTGAAGCTTGTCAAAGAACTGCAGCCCGATCCTGTTGTATTAGTGCGCGGCAGAACCCTTGATGCAAAGACAAAGCAGCCTATTTCCGCAAACATCCTGATCGATAATCTTACCACCAACAAAGAAGTCGGTGAAGCGGTATCCGAACCAAAAAACGGAAGCTATCAGATCACATTGCCCTATGGTGCCAATTATGGATTCCACGCTGCGGCATTGGGACATTTATCCGTGAATGAAAATCTTGAATTGACTACGATCAGTAAGTACACTGAAATTGAAAAGGATCTTTACCTGCTGCCAATCATTGCCGGTCAGGTACTGCAGCTAAACAACGTCTTCTTTGAACAGGCTAAACCCGTTCTTAAACCAGAATCCTATGCGGAGTTGGACCGTCTGATCACTATCATGCAGGAAAATCCAACAATGGAAATTGAGCTTGGAGGATATACCGATAACGTGGGCCGTGAAGTCAGCCTGATCCTGTTATCAATGGATCGTGCGGGTGCGGTGAAAAAATATATGGTTTCCAAAGGAATTGCTCAAAAGAGAATCACAGGCAAGGGATATGGTCCTGCAAATCCAGTGGTAAAGAACGATACTGAAGAACACCGCAGAATGAACCGCAGGGTTGAGTTCAAGATCACTAAAAAATAA
- a CDS encoding SDR family oxidoreductase — MADKKLSGQTALVTGANSGIGEGVALSLGEAGANVVVNYVSKPETAQAVVDKIKSFGSKAVAIKADVSNEAEVISMFKQAIKEFGTIDILVNNAGLQKDAKFEEMTLEQWNIVMNVNLTGQFLCAREAIKEFLRRGPVPSVSRATGKIICMSSVHELIPWAGHVNYASSKGAIKMFMQSLAQEYGDRQIRVNSICPGAIQTPINTPAWSTPAALNSLMSLIPYNRIGVPKDIGNLAVFLASDDSDYITGASIFIDGGMTVFEGFAEGG; from the coding sequence ATGGCAGATAAAAAATTGAGCGGACAAACCGCTTTGGTCACTGGAGCCAATTCCGGCATCGGTGAAGGCGTCGCCCTTTCTTTGGGAGAAGCTGGTGCAAACGTTGTCGTCAACTATGTCTCAAAACCAGAGACAGCTCAGGCCGTTGTCGACAAGATAAAATCCTTTGGAAGCAAAGCGGTTGCAATAAAAGCTGATGTCAGCAATGAAGCTGAAGTCATCAGCATGTTCAAGCAAGCCATTAAGGAATTTGGCACAATTGACATCCTGGTAAACAACGCGGGATTGCAAAAAGATGCAAAGTTTGAGGAGATGACATTAGAGCAATGGAATATTGTCATGAATGTTAATCTAACGGGTCAATTTCTCTGCGCCCGTGAAGCCATAAAAGAATTTTTAAGAAGAGGTCCGGTACCGTCAGTATCCAGAGCAACGGGCAAGATCATTTGTATGAGTTCTGTTCACGAGCTTATACCATGGGCAGGCCACGTTAACTACGCCTCTTCGAAGGGTGCGATAAAGATGTTCATGCAAAGTCTGGCTCAGGAGTACGGTGATCGCCAGATACGCGTCAATAGCATTTGTCCTGGAGCAATCCAGACTCCGATCAATACACCTGCATGGAGCACTCCTGCAGCACTGAATAGTCTGATGTCATTAATTCCATACAACCGCATAGGAGTTCCAAAAGACATAGGAAATCTGGCGGTCTTCCTCGCCTCTGACGATAGTGATTACATTACTGGCGCCAGTATCTTCATTGATGGAGGTATGACCGTGTTTGAAGGATTTGCAGAAGGAGGATGA